One genomic window of Vulpes vulpes isolate BD-2025 chromosome 11, VulVul3, whole genome shotgun sequence includes the following:
- the LOC112911735 gene encoding olfactory receptor 52Z1P-like, with the protein MLQEMAPFSYNHTNTQDMWYVLIGIPGLEDSHPWISIPICSMYVLAVIGNSFLIFLIVTERSLHEPMYFFLSMLASADVLLSTATAPKMLAIFWFQSMDISFGSCVSQMFFIHFIFVAESAILLAMAFDRYVAICHPLRYTTILTSSATGKIGIAAVVRSLIICLPFIFLVYRLRYCGRNIIPHSYCEHMGIARLACDSIKVNIIYGLTVALLSTGLDIVFIIMSYTMILCTVFQIPSWAARFKALNTCASHICVILMFYAPAFFSFFAHRFGGKTIPHHIHILVANLYVVVPPMLNPIIYGVKTKQIQDRVILLFSFISTCC; encoded by the coding sequence ATGCTGCAGGAGATGGCCCCTTTCTCTTACAACCACACCAATACCCAGGATATGTGGTATGTCCTGATTGGAATCCCAGGGCTGGAGGATTCTCACCCCTGGATCTCCATCCCTATCTGTTCCATGTACGTGTTGGCTGTCATAGGCAACAGCTTCTTGATCTTCCTGATTGTGACTGAGCGCAGTCTCCACGAGcccatgtattttttcctttccatgctGGCCTCGGCAGATGTGCTGCTCTCCACAGCCACGGCCCCCAAGATGCTGGCCATCTTCTGGTTCCAGTCCATGGATATATCTTTCGGTAGCTGTGTATCCCAGATGTTCTTCATACATTTCATCTTTGTGGCAGAATCTGCTATTCTCCTGGCCATGGCAtttgaccgctatgtggccatctgtcaCCCCCTGAGATACACCACGATCTTAACCTCCTCAGCCACTGGGAAGATTGGCATAGCGGCTGTGGTCAGGAGCCTTATCATCTGCCTTCCATTCATCTTCCTGGTTTACCGACTTAGGTACTGTGGGAGAAACATCATTCCCCACTCCTACTGTGAGCACATGGGCATTGCCAGATTGGCATGTGACAGTATCAAGGTCAACATCATCTATGGCCTGACTGTGGCCCTACTGTCTACAGGACTGGATATTGTGTTCATCATTATGTCGTACACCATGATCCTTTGCACAGTGTTTCAGATACCTTCCTGGGCTGCCAGATTCAAGGCCCTCAACACATGTGCTTCTCACATCTGTGTCATCCTTATGTTCTATGCCCCagcattcttttcattttttgcccATCGTTTTGGGGGTAAAACCATCCCTCACCACATCCACATCCTGGTAGCCAATCTCTATGTGGTTGTTCCCCCTATGCTAAACCCCATCATTTATGGGGTGAAGACCAAACAGATTCAAGACCGAGTGATATTGCTTTTCTCATTCATCAGCACATGTTGTTAA